One stretch of Aigarchaeota archaeon DNA includes these proteins:
- a CDS encoding 50S ribosomal protein L2 — protein sequence MGRNIRAQRLGRGSPSFAASLKRKFLLSLPTNIVEAGKTLVGIVRRLHHDPGRGAPVAEVELQNGESFVMAAVEGMSEGQKVYIGSEAPIQPGNILPLGKLPEGTVVSSVELRPGDGGKLARSSGAYATVMAQVGDKTLVRLPSKKIVELSSKALAVIGVVAGGGRTDKPFLKAGKKFYWMKAKRRPYPRVRGVAMAPAFHPFGGGSHKRIGRPETVSRNAPPGRKVGLIGARRTGRKKKT from the coding sequence ATGGGAAGAAACATAAGGGCTCAAAGACTCGGAAGAGGCTCGCCAAGTTTTGCAGCCTCGCTTAAAAGAAAGTTTCTACTAAGCCTACCGACGAATATCGTAGAGGCAGGAAAGACACTCGTTGGTATAGTGAGAAGGCTCCATCATGATCCGGGCCGTGGAGCTCCAGTAGCAGAGGTTGAGCTCCAAAACGGTGAAAGCTTCGTTATGGCTGCGGTAGAGGGCATGAGCGAAGGGCAAAAGGTTTACATAGGCTCGGAAGCGCCTATCCAGCCTGGAAATATCCTTCCGCTTGGTAAGCTACCAGAAGGAACGGTAGTGTCTTCAGTCGAGCTTAGACCTGGAGACGGAGGCAAACTAGCTCGCTCTTCAGGTGCCTATGCGACTGTTATGGCACAAGTAGGCGATAAAACGTTGGTGAGACTTCCCTCAAAGAAGATCGTAGAGCTAAGTTCTAAGGCTCTTGCGGTAATCGGCGTGGTAGCAGGAGGCGGAAGAACGGATAAGCCTTTCTTGAAAGCCGGCAAGAAGTTCTACTGGATGAAAGCCAAAAGAAGACCCTACCCGAGAGTCAGGGGCGTCGCGATGGCGCCAGCTTTCCACCCGTTTGGTGGTGGCAGCCATAAACGCATAGGCAGGCCTGAGACCGTTTCCAGGAATGCGCCTCCCGGAAGAAAGGTTGGCCTTATAGGTGCTAGAAGGACTGGAAGGAAAAAGAAGACCTAA
- a CDS encoding 30S ribosomal protein S19, with the protein MVREFLYRGYTLEQLKSMSMDQFIKLLPSRQRRSLGKRGLTQAQLKLLAKIRKYKKLGIQKPIKTHARDMIILPEMVGLTIHVHNGKEFVPVEIVPEMIGHRLGEFAITNKRVVHGRAGVGATRSSMYVPLK; encoded by the coding sequence ATGGTAAGGGAATTCCTATACAGAGGTTACACTTTAGAACAGCTCAAGTCTATGAGCATGGACCAATTCATCAAATTACTTCCGAGTAGGCAGAGAAGGAGCCTAGGAAAGAGAGGGTTAACGCAAGCTCAGCTGAAGCTCCTCGCCAAGATCAGGAAGTACAAGAAACTTGGAATTCAAAAGCCGATAAAAACACATGCAAGGGACATGATAATATTGCCCGAGATGGTCGGCCTAACGATACACGTACACAATGGAAAGGAGTTCGTACCCGTAGAGATAGTCCCGGAGATGATTGGCCATAGGTTGGGTGAGTTTGCGATAACGAATAAGCGCGTCGTGCATGGAAGGGCAGGCGTCGGTGCTACAAGGTCCAGCATGTACGTTCCTCTGAAGTAA
- a CDS encoding DUF92 domain-containing protein codes for MPSLGLIIEATLVMVVLMLISVKAGFVDPGGLISSFVVGYTIYIFGDKLFFVPLLIFYVIAGLMTKLRYEEKRLKGAAEEKLGARGWKNVLANGGVATVIVCIAAYNNNMLRPELLAAYLGAISTAYADTLATEIGLLYPREPRLITNMKTVPAGMPGAVSPYGTAAQLLSAFTIVPATVLFLPIGDKLTAIFNLLAIVLISSFLGSTFDSIIGATAQAVYRCKLCGKITEKKVHCGAEAQLLRGIKYVDNNVVNLIATIIGAAIAYILVYSGTLRIV; via the coding sequence TTGCCCTCGTTAGGGTTGATCATAGAGGCAACGCTTGTTATGGTAGTCCTCATGTTGATCTCTGTTAAGGCAGGCTTTGTTGATCCAGGCGGTCTGATTTCATCGTTTGTAGTCGGTTACACAATATACATATTCGGCGATAAGCTCTTCTTCGTCCCACTGCTTATATTCTATGTTATAGCAGGTTTGATGACGAAATTGCGTTATGAAGAGAAAAGGCTCAAAGGTGCTGCAGAAGAGAAGCTCGGCGCTAGAGGGTGGAAGAACGTACTTGCAAACGGCGGTGTGGCAACGGTGATCGTTTGTATAGCTGCATACAACAATAACATGTTAAGACCAGAGCTATTGGCGGCATATTTAGGCGCCATCTCAACTGCCTATGCCGATACACTTGCTACGGAGATAGGCTTGTTGTATCCACGGGAACCGAGGTTGATAACAAACATGAAAACTGTGCCTGCTGGAATGCCTGGAGCGGTCTCACCTTACGGAACTGCCGCACAGCTCCTCAGCGCCTTTACGATCGTTCCGGCAACCGTGTTGTTTTTACCTATTGGAGACAAGTTGACGGCGATTTTTAACTTATTAGCAATTGTACTAATATCCAGCTTCTTGGGTTCTACTTTTGACAGCATTATAGGAGCGACCGCGCAGGCGGTGTACAGATGTAAATTATGTGGTAAGATAACCGAGAAGAAAGTTCACTGTGGTGCAGAAGCACAACTCTTGAGAGGGATTAAATACGTCGATAACAACGTAGTAAACTTGATCGCGACAATCATAGGTGCCGCAATTGCGTACATACTTGTATACTCCGGCACCCTTAGGATTGTCTAA
- the hisS gene encoding histidine--tRNA ligase, which yields MSREIRLSTVRGMDDILPEEMAVKRAIEDVIRKIFKVYGYQEIETPTVEHYEIFEVKSGEEIRERMFTFVDKSGRKLVLRPEMTAPVARLVATKLKSAPLPIRLGYIADCYRYDEPQWGRKRRFYHGGFELFGSSSPAADAEIIQVSSDVFNAIGLKEYFFKVGHVGTLRSLMEASNMTEAEQDIVLSLLDRKRIDEALSLMEECEEKKVIEKLVNISGNSEEVLKEGYDLMSSWDKAVKALDNLSEIIDIARSAGVDSKIIVDLGFARGLAYYTGFIFEQYLPGVDIAFNGGGRYDRLTEIFGGKSLPAVGCAIGITRIQQYIVEKIGTQGFNTSKVNALLVSIGENSLRYAVKVAATIRAMGIALELDVTEKKIPAAIEYCEKKGIRWLVIVGEREVQKNTVSIKDLQTRTQTEVKLDDRSALLNIFGNR from the coding sequence ATGTCAAGGGAAATAAGACTTTCGACCGTCAGAGGTATGGACGATATTTTACCAGAAGAAATGGCGGTTAAGAGGGCGATTGAAGATGTTATAAGGAAAATTTTCAAAGTTTACGGCTACCAGGAGATAGAGACACCGACTGTCGAACATTATGAAATCTTCGAAGTAAAGTCAGGCGAGGAGATAAGGGAAAGAATGTTTACTTTTGTTGATAAGTCTGGTAGGAAGCTCGTCCTTAGGCCAGAGATGACGGCACCTGTAGCCAGACTCGTAGCCACGAAACTTAAGAGCGCACCGTTGCCCATTAGGTTAGGATACATAGCAGACTGCTACCGCTATGATGAACCTCAATGGGGGAGAAAAAGGAGATTTTACCATGGTGGTTTTGAATTGTTCGGCAGTTCCAGTCCTGCAGCAGACGCTGAGATAATTCAGGTCAGTAGTGACGTGTTTAATGCGATCGGTCTAAAAGAGTACTTTTTTAAAGTCGGTCATGTTGGAACGCTTAGGTCTTTAATGGAAGCTTCGAATATGACCGAAGCTGAACAAGATATAGTACTTTCTTTGCTTGATAGAAAGAGGATTGACGAAGCGCTTTCGCTCATGGAAGAATGCGAAGAGAAAAAGGTTATCGAAAAACTGGTAAACATCTCCGGCAATTCCGAAGAAGTTTTGAAAGAAGGTTATGATCTAATGTCCTCATGGGATAAAGCTGTCAAAGCATTAGATAATTTATCTGAAATAATAGACATTGCGCGTAGTGCGGGCGTCGATTCAAAGATTATCGTAGACCTTGGCTTTGCGAGGGGGTTGGCCTACTATACGGGCTTCATATTTGAGCAGTATTTACCAGGCGTAGACATAGCCTTTAACGGCGGTGGGAGGTACGACCGACTTACGGAAATATTCGGTGGGAAATCTTTGCCTGCCGTAGGTTGTGCTATAGGTATCACTAGAATACAACAATATATTGTAGAAAAAATAGGAACCCAAGGTTTCAACACATCGAAGGTTAACGCTCTCCTTGTGAGCATTGGTGAGAACAGCTTGCGCTACGCAGTAAAGGTGGCTGCGACGATACGGGCCATGGGTATTGCGCTAGAGTTAGATGTTACCGAAAAAAAGATACCAGCAGCTATAGAGTATTGCGAAAAGAAGGGCATAAGATGGTTGGTAATAGTCGGCGAACGAGAAGTTCAGAAGAATACCGTTAGCATCAAAGACTTGCAGACGAGGACGCAAACGGAGGTTAAGCTTGATGACCGAAGCGCGCTATTGAACATTTTCGGGAACCGATAG
- a CDS encoding TIGR00269 family protein: MQESLCNICNRGKVVYFRAYSGERLCSRCFTKTFEKRVAKTIAKYNMLRYNDRIAVAVSGGKDSLTLLKVLAKIETKFPESSMVAITVDEGINVYRDEAIKNAEDFISKMGGIEHVKISFKELYGVTLEDIVKDGVVDKAGIKPCTVCGILRRRALDIAARRVGASVIATAHTLDDVVQTYLMNVFRGDIDKQPFGTRTEVEGFIPRVAPFKLTPEHEVVMYAYLHNIPFQSHVCPYARTSMRDMIRNFLIDYEENYPGTLYTALTSFERLIRPSDVLLQKCEVCGVLTSRRVCRTCEVLKQLGLKEVPVQ; the protein is encoded by the coding sequence TTGCAAGAAAGTTTATGCAATATATGCAACAGAGGCAAGGTCGTATACTTTAGGGCGTATTCCGGTGAGAGGTTGTGCTCAAGGTGCTTTACGAAGACTTTCGAAAAAAGGGTTGCAAAGACTATAGCTAAGTATAACATGCTAAGGTATAACGACAGAATAGCAGTAGCGGTCTCCGGAGGAAAGGATAGTCTGACATTATTGAAAGTCTTAGCGAAAATTGAGACAAAATTCCCAGAATCGAGTATGGTCGCAATAACGGTTGACGAAGGCATAAACGTTTACAGAGATGAAGCGATAAAAAATGCAGAAGATTTTATATCGAAGATGGGCGGCATCGAGCACGTAAAGATAAGCTTCAAAGAGCTTTACGGTGTTACGTTAGAAGATATTGTAAAGGATGGTGTCGTAGATAAGGCGGGTATTAAACCCTGCACGGTTTGTGGTATACTTAGGCGGAGAGCTCTAGATATTGCGGCCAGACGTGTTGGTGCGAGTGTGATAGCAACAGCCCACACTCTAGATGACGTCGTCCAGACGTACCTCATGAACGTATTCAGAGGCGATATAGATAAGCAGCCTTTTGGTACAAGAACCGAAGTTGAGGGTTTTATCCCGAGAGTTGCACCGTTTAAGCTGACACCAGAACACGAGGTCGTGATGTATGCATACTTACATAATATACCTTTCCAATCTCATGTTTGCCCATACGCAAGAACCTCGATGCGTGATATGATTAGAAACTTTTTAATCGATTACGAAGAAAATTATCCCGGAACACTTTATACGGCTTTGACATCGTTTGAAAGGTTGATAAGACCTTCGGACGTTTTGCTCCAAAAGTGCGAGGTGTGCGGTGTCCTCACTAGCAGAAGGGTTTGCAGAACATGCGAAGTACTCAAACAGCTTGGTCTAAAGGAAGTCCCAGTACAATAA
- a CDS encoding indolepyruvate oxidoreductase subunit beta: MMDKVWNFIIAGVGGQGIVTVARILAESALASGYRVKTTDIVGGAQRGGAILSHVRFGNYVHSSIVPDGLADIVIGVEPMEALRTSIQYIRQDGTAIFNERPVYPLTVQLKQQKYPPLADIKSALMTLAKKVFVIDASELASSAGSRLAAGTVLLGFMKAVSDVPIPKSNFHAAIEEMFTERFAKINIRAFEAGFSKGLEIINQMK; encoded by the coding sequence ATGATGGATAAAGTTTGGAACTTTATAATCGCGGGCGTAGGCGGTCAGGGCATAGTAACCGTTGCCAGGATTTTAGCAGAGTCAGCGTTAGCTTCAGGTTATAGGGTCAAAACCACGGACATCGTAGGCGGTGCGCAAAGGGGCGGTGCCATACTTAGTCACGTAAGGTTTGGTAATTACGTGCATTCGTCGATAGTTCCGGATGGGCTTGCGGATATAGTGATAGGTGTAGAGCCAATGGAAGCCTTAAGAACGTCTATTCAATACATTAGGCAAGACGGTACGGCAATATTTAACGAGAGGCCAGTCTATCCTTTAACCGTCCAACTTAAACAGCAAAAATATCCTCCGTTAGCAGACATAAAGTCAGCACTTATGACTCTTGCGAAAAAGGTATTCGTAATAGATGCGTCTGAACTGGCCAGCTCGGCCGGCTCAAGGCTAGCTGCAGGCACTGTGCTGCTCGGATTTATGAAAGCCGTCTCAGATGTTCCTATACCTAAGAGCAATTTTCATGCAGCTATCGAGGAAATGTTTACGGAAAGATTTGCAAAGATCAACATTCGAGCGTTTGAAGCTGGTTTCTCTAAAGGGCTTGAGATAATTAACCAAATGAAATAA
- a CDS encoding thiamine pyrophosphate-dependent enzyme — MLKDSLLSNEKGKRVILSGNEAIVRGAIEAGVRFATSYPGNPCTEILDTLLLVSKELGIYAEWSINEMVAVEAASAAAIAGLRSIAVMKHVGLNWALDPLMCVNLSGVEAGMLVVVGDDPQSRASQNEEDIRFLASMSELPMLEPSGPAEAKDMVVWGIEVSERIKLPVLLRSAQRISHGLEDVVLGEIIQPNVKAEFKKDERYIVAGAGGRSVRLHEALHKKQGLIESIIEQSPFNKIVKRGNEKWGIISAGMGYGMAMEVLELYNLENKYARFKLAAPHPLPKKLLKDFCNDLEAVIVVEDVEPYLQHNIRAVLAEEGINCKVYGRASFNPKLVGEITFNEIISLIEMVSGEKLFSSASERTHTTRLKQMLISRPLTMCSGCPHRATFYAMKKVVNKMLKDKALFCGDIGCYSFASQPPFQLIDLKFSMGASIGLACGFAKSNVNSKVFAIIGDSTFFHAGMPGLLNAVYNDARFILVILDNLVVGMTGQQPSPSMGLNANGTSTTRILPEEIARAFGVKFVKTFDPLDVKEAEKVIEEAINYQGPGPAVLVSRSPCAVHVTREARIKGERLPRYKILEDKCTGCGICTQHFGCPALVIGENNKARIDSDDCTGCGVCAQICPYRAIVREV, encoded by the coding sequence ATGTTAAAGGATTCCTTGCTCAGTAATGAAAAAGGTAAACGCGTCATACTTTCTGGTAACGAAGCCATTGTTAGGGGCGCCATAGAGGCTGGTGTTAGATTTGCGACCTCTTATCCTGGAAATCCGTGTACAGAAATACTCGACACTTTGCTACTAGTGTCCAAGGAGCTCGGCATATATGCTGAGTGGTCTATTAATGAAATGGTGGCTGTGGAGGCAGCCTCTGCCGCAGCAATTGCCGGTCTTAGGTCCATTGCAGTAATGAAGCACGTTGGTCTGAACTGGGCCCTTGACCCTCTGATGTGCGTAAACCTCAGCGGTGTCGAGGCTGGCATGCTCGTCGTGGTTGGTGACGACCCCCAAAGCAGAGCTTCGCAAAACGAAGAGGATATAAGGTTCTTAGCATCTATGAGCGAGCTTCCTATGTTAGAACCTTCAGGTCCTGCAGAAGCAAAAGACATGGTCGTTTGGGGTATTGAGGTTTCAGAGCGCATTAAGCTTCCAGTGCTTTTACGTTCTGCACAGAGAATTTCACATGGTCTCGAAGATGTTGTTTTGGGAGAAATAATTCAACCTAACGTTAAGGCCGAATTTAAGAAAGATGAAAGGTACATAGTTGCTGGTGCTGGTGGGAGGTCGGTAAGGCTTCATGAAGCTTTGCATAAAAAACAAGGGTTGATAGAATCAATAATCGAACAGTCACCGTTTAATAAGATAGTAAAGCGGGGCAACGAAAAATGGGGCATAATCTCAGCTGGGATGGGCTACGGTATGGCTATGGAAGTTTTAGAACTTTACAACTTAGAAAATAAATATGCGAGATTTAAACTAGCAGCACCTCATCCATTACCAAAGAAACTCCTCAAGGATTTCTGTAACGACCTTGAGGCCGTTATCGTAGTAGAGGATGTGGAACCTTACTTACAACATAACATAAGGGCCGTCTTAGCTGAAGAAGGGATAAATTGCAAAGTGTACGGACGCGCTAGCTTTAATCCAAAGCTTGTAGGTGAAATAACGTTTAATGAGATAATAAGCCTGATTGAAATGGTAAGTGGAGAGAAATTATTCTCTTCAGCATCAGAAAGAACTCATACCACTAGGCTTAAGCAAATGCTGATTTCCAGACCACTTACTATGTGTAGTGGTTGTCCTCATAGAGCTACTTTCTACGCTATGAAGAAAGTTGTGAACAAAATGCTTAAAGATAAAGCACTCTTCTGCGGTGACATAGGCTGCTATAGCTTTGCATCACAACCTCCATTCCAACTGATAGACTTAAAGTTCTCGATGGGTGCAAGCATAGGTTTGGCATGCGGTTTCGCGAAGTCCAATGTTAACAGTAAAGTTTTTGCAATAATCGGTGATTCGACATTCTTCCACGCAGGTATGCCCGGCCTACTAAACGCGGTTTACAACGATGCAAGATTTATCTTAGTCATTCTTGACAATCTCGTGGTCGGTATGACTGGTCAGCAACCGTCTCCTAGCATGGGACTAAACGCGAACGGGACTAGCACCACGCGCATACTGCCAGAGGAAATCGCGCGCGCCTTTGGTGTAAAGTTCGTGAAAACTTTCGATCCATTAGACGTAAAGGAGGCTGAAAAGGTTATCGAGGAGGCGATCAACTATCAAGGGCCTGGGCCCGCCGTGCTTGTATCACGTTCTCCATGTGCGGTACACGTAACCAGGGAGGCTAGGATAAAAGGCGAACGTCTACCTCGATACAAAATCTTGGAGGATAAATGTACCGGTTGCGGTATATGTACGCAGCATTTCGGATGCCCTGCCCTTGTAATAGGTGAAAACAATAAGGCCAGAATAGATAGCGACGACTGTACTGGTTGCGGAGTTTGTGCCCAGATCTGTCCATATCGTGCGATCGTTAGGGAGGTGTAA
- the dnaG gene encoding DNA primase DnaG: MSTGVTSVKYVIEAKIEVDGVVDRNDIIGAIFGQTEGIFSSELDFRELQKTGRIGRIEITSTSQGNKTTGKILIPTNLDRFTTALIAAMVESVDRVGPYHAKVIIENIEDTRAEKKRKIVERARAILYEWERRKIPEDDEVLKELEEAVIRSKVVEFGPDKLPAGPEVESSNELIIVEGRADVINLLRHGYRNVIAVEGVKVPKSVSELTRKKKTVIAFLDGDRGGDLILRELLQNSKIDLIARAPYGKEVEELTGKEISEALQRALTVEEVIKNIRHGTVEKPSQMPEELAHFVKEVDGNLMAVILDESFQVLTKMPVSELAQKMPEYKNMKYVVFDGVITQRLVDIAATLDHDVYLIGMRIGEISKKSPNVHIISADQLINN; the protein is encoded by the coding sequence TTGAGTACAGGGGTAACATCCGTTAAATACGTAATAGAGGCTAAAATAGAGGTTGACGGAGTCGTCGACAGAAACGATATAATCGGCGCCATATTTGGACAGACGGAGGGAATATTCAGCTCGGAGCTGGATTTCAGAGAACTCCAAAAGACGGGTAGGATAGGTAGGATAGAAATAACCTCAACCTCTCAGGGCAACAAAACTACGGGAAAAATCCTTATCCCTACAAACCTCGACAGGTTCACAACAGCTCTCATAGCCGCAATGGTGGAAAGCGTCGATAGGGTTGGTCCCTACCATGCAAAAGTTATCATAGAAAACATCGAAGACACTAGGGCTGAGAAGAAGAGGAAGATAGTCGAAAGGGCTAGGGCCATACTTTACGAATGGGAAAGGCGGAAGATCCCAGAAGACGATGAGGTACTTAAAGAACTTGAGGAGGCGGTTATCAGAAGTAAAGTCGTAGAATTTGGACCGGATAAACTTCCTGCCGGACCTGAAGTCGAATCAAGTAATGAGTTGATAATAGTTGAAGGTAGAGCCGATGTCATAAACCTCTTACGCCATGGTTATAGAAACGTGATAGCCGTTGAGGGGGTAAAAGTGCCGAAATCCGTCTCCGAGTTAACAAGGAAGAAAAAGACGGTTATAGCATTCCTAGACGGTGATAGGGGCGGCGACTTAATACTCAGGGAATTGTTGCAGAACTCCAAGATAGATTTGATTGCAAGGGCGCCTTATGGTAAGGAAGTTGAAGAATTAACAGGAAAGGAGATATCGGAAGCGTTACAACGGGCATTAACGGTAGAGGAGGTCATTAAAAACATCAGACATGGGACCGTAGAAAAACCCTCTCAAATGCCCGAAGAACTTGCACATTTCGTAAAGGAGGTTGATGGAAACCTAATGGCGGTAATATTAGACGAGTCATTTCAGGTGTTGACAAAGATGCCTGTGAGCGAGCTTGCCCAGAAGATGCCTGAATATAAAAATATGAAGTACGTCGTATTTGATGGTGTGATTACCCAAAGGCTTGTGGACATAGCAGCAACGCTTGATCACGATGTGTATCTAATAGGAATGCGGATAGGTGAAATTTCAAAAAAGTCACCCAATGTCCATATAATATCGGCTGACCAGCTTATCAATAATTGA
- a CDS encoding HD domain-containing protein, whose product MKAKLIKDPVWGYIELDEYDRRVIDTAPFQRLRRIMQLPLVYLVYPCARHTRFDHSLGCFHLAGEYAKHLELDEYWSRVLKYAALLHDIGHTPYSHLLEALLIEKGMNHEAMGIKILNDNSELASAIESSGVRVKDVVDILEKRRPESAIISGPTDVDKLDFLVRDSYFTGATYGIVDAKRIIMMTKIVDGKTMISIRGLGVLEELALARFQSFMNIYFHHAARAAQSLFLRGVRLIEHLLDFSSMSVEEYISQDDYTVWCMMKANEKSREIIKRIESRNLPKRAFEDRVSREKVSLAILSKPHIKKSIEEQIASMAEISAEHVWVDTPYVPPLPLSDSQEITFYEEGAEGVKEVSIESFLLKSVSEVYNIIRVYTESEYRERVHKAAKEYFESFSKTTKGSF is encoded by the coding sequence ATGAAGGCTAAGCTGATAAAAGACCCTGTGTGGGGGTATATAGAGCTTGATGAATACGATAGGCGAGTTATAGACACCGCGCCCTTCCAAAGATTGAGAAGAATAATGCAACTCCCTCTGGTTTATCTAGTATATCCCTGCGCGAGGCACACACGATTCGACCACTCTTTAGGTTGTTTTCACCTGGCAGGAGAATACGCTAAACACTTAGAATTAGACGAATATTGGTCAAGGGTCTTGAAGTATGCCGCGTTACTTCATGACATAGGTCACACACCATACTCTCATCTTCTAGAGGCTTTATTGATCGAAAAGGGCATGAATCATGAGGCGATGGGCATAAAGATCTTGAACGATAATTCTGAGCTTGCTTCTGCAATAGAGAGTTCGGGTGTTAGGGTCAAGGACGTCGTAGACATACTTGAAAAACGTAGGCCAGAGTCCGCCATAATATCCGGACCGACAGACGTCGATAAGCTCGATTTTCTCGTAAGAGACTCGTACTTTACTGGTGCTACATACGGAATAGTAGATGCCAAAAGGATAATCATGATGACAAAAATTGTTGATGGTAAGACTATGATAAGCATCCGTGGGCTGGGCGTATTGGAGGAATTAGCACTAGCTCGCTTTCAATCCTTCATGAACATTTACTTCCATCATGCAGCTAGAGCTGCGCAATCTTTATTCTTGAGAGGTGTTAGGTTAATCGAACATCTCTTAGATTTCTCATCCATGTCCGTTGAAGAATACATCTCACAAGACGATTACACAGTATGGTGCATGATGAAGGCTAATGAAAAGTCTAGAGAGATAATAAAAAGAATAGAGAGCCGAAATTTGCCGAAGCGGGCTTTTGAGGACAGGGTGTCTCGAGAGAAAGTTTCGTTAGCCATTTTGAGCAAGCCGCATATAAAAAAGAGTATCGAAGAACAGATAGCATCGATGGCTGAAATAAGTGCTGAGCATGTATGGGTAGACACACCGTATGTCCCACCGTTACCACTTTCAGACTCTCAAGAAATTACGTTTTATGAGGAGGGTGCCGAGGGTGTAAAAGAGGTAAGTATAGAATCCTTCTTACTCAAATCCGTGAGCGAAGTATACAACATAATTAGGGTTTACACGGAAAGTGAGTACAGAGAAAGGGTGCACAAAGCCGCCAAAGAATATTTTGAGAGTTTTTCGAAGACAACGAAGGGGAGCTTTTAA
- the prs gene encoding ribose-phosphate diphosphokinase, with the protein MKLVSGPASIELADKVSSILGLGLTKLEHKTFPDGESYFRYIDNLENDDVIIFQGTHPPQDKHILQLCLLSSGAKDLGARSVVAVIPYLAYAKQDRRFKEGEVISIDVVLNILKKSGVDKILTVNIHAPWIINRAPIPIENLDAVATLASYILQANMKNPLILAPGKKGEEMSAAAAKILNADYGAIKTKRDINTGAVEVSLEGINVKDRDIIVIDDMISTGGTMVKAVSALKSAGARRIIVGCVHAIMIDDADRKILTSGADTIVATDTVPNKYAYASVAGLLAERLREL; encoded by the coding sequence ATGAAGCTAGTCTCGGGTCCTGCATCTATTGAGCTTGCGGATAAGGTGTCTAGCATACTGGGTCTAGGATTGACGAAGCTAGAACATAAGACGTTTCCAGACGGTGAATCTTACTTTCGGTATATTGACAACTTAGAAAACGACGATGTTATAATATTCCAAGGCACCCATCCGCCCCAAGATAAACACATCCTTCAACTCTGTCTTCTATCGAGCGGGGCAAAGGATTTAGGTGCTAGGAGCGTGGTGGCGGTTATACCATATTTAGCATATGCTAAGCAAGATAGGCGATTCAAGGAAGGCGAGGTGATAAGTATAGACGTCGTGTTAAATATTCTTAAGAAATCTGGCGTGGACAAAATATTAACAGTAAATATACATGCGCCGTGGATTATTAATAGAGCACCGATTCCTATCGAGAACTTAGATGCTGTAGCTACGCTCGCCTCGTATATCTTACAAGCAAACATGAAAAATCCCTTAATTTTGGCACCCGGAAAGAAAGGAGAAGAGATGAGCGCCGCTGCCGCGAAGATCTTAAACGCTGATTATGGTGCAATTAAGACGAAGAGGGACATCAACACGGGTGCTGTGGAGGTTAGCTTAGAAGGCATAAACGTCAAAGATAGAGACATCATAGTGATAGATGACATGATAAGCACGGGCGGTACGATGGTTAAGGCAGTCAGCGCTCTCAAGTCGGCTGGAGCTAGAAGGATAATCGTGGGTTGTGTTCATGCGATAATGATAGACGATGCTGATAGAAAGATCTTGACCTCAGGCGCAGACACCATCGTAGCTACGGATACAGTCCCCAATAAGTATGCTTACGCGTCTGTAGCAGGTCTTTTGGCTGAACGCTTGCGAGAATTATGA